Sequence from the Deinococcus malanensis genome:
CAGGAGGGCGCCAACGTGATCGGACAGTACGCGGTGCAGCATCTGGGCAGCCGCAACGGCACCGCGCCAGGACAGCAACTGCGGCCGGGAAGCGCATAATATTCCGATGACAGCCAATGCCACCCGCGTTTTGCTCGGGGTGCGCGGAATGAACCGCGAAGCCGGAGAAAAAGTTGCTGCTGCCCTGCTGGCGATGCCGGGGGTGTCCAGAGCCACGCCGGACGAGGGACAGATCGAGGTGCACTACGACCCCTCCCGCCACA
This genomic interval carries:
- a CDS encoding heavy-metal-associated domain-containing protein, encoding MTANATRVLLGVRGMNREAGEKVAAALLAMPGVSRATPDEGQIEVHYDPSRHTVMDLVRTVRTQGFLAGML